One window from the genome of Salmo salar chromosome ssa25, Ssal_v3.1, whole genome shotgun sequence encodes:
- the LOC106586639 gene encoding nectin-3 isoform X2: protein MLLILCCVILLIIQRDTESTQVIGGRRTVVLGEDVDLSCRLIETDEELEQITWQKSTWEETQNHNFMLIHPNGVTKFIAPNGLAGRVQFIGNPSENLGSIRITAVRLLDEGTFTCIFSVFPSGAYNTEIPLTVLVPPVVNVTVDVTPVTGENEVVLATCVAAGAKPQADVKWKTGTLGSLLRTVTNSTQHANGTTTVLSHLLGVPTRAANQQQVQCVVNQSALVTEKTYNYSINIHYPPQSLNITLSETSKTTVLLCVADGNPQPNYTWSRLVQPWPGSSVRAEGDKLHLLSLNSELNGLYVCEASNPYGRATGSLYVHISSETSAVCWVLLVILCLIVSAALVWYRWKYGQFPWSSIVAKAPEQTRRHDKVEEGEDDSLAATVQTRKEPEEEEEVS, encoded by the exons ATGTTACTGATTCTGTGCTGTGTGATTCTACTCATCATCCAGAGGGATACAGAAA GTACACAGGTGATTGGAGGACGCAGGACTGTAGTACTGGGGGAGGATGTGGACTTATCCTGCAGACTGATAGAGACAGACGAGGAGCTTGAACAGATAACATGGCAGAAAAGTACTTGGGAAGAAACACAGAACCATAATTTTATGCTGATTCATCCCAATGGGGTTACTAAGTTTATTGCACCAAATGGATTGGCAGGTAGAGTCCAGTTTATTGGGAACCCATCAGAAAACCTTGGATCTATTAGAATAACAGCTGTCAGACTGTTGGATGAAGGCACCTTCACATGTATCTTCAGTGTTTTCCCCAGTGGCGCATACAATACAGAGATACCTCTGACTGTGCTTG TCCCTCCAGTGGTGAATGTGACAGTTGATGTTACTCCTGTCACCGGGGAGAATGAGGTTGTCTTGGCAACCTGTGTGGCTGCTGGAGCCAAGCCACAGGCAGATGTAAAGTGGAAGACAGGTACATTGGGCAGTTTGTTGAGGACAGTGACTAACTCCACCCAGCACGCCAACGGAACCACCACAGTACTCAGCCACCTGCTCGGGGTGCCGACCAGAGCAGCCAATCAGCAGCAGGTCCAGTGTGTGGTCAACCAGTCTGCCCTGGTAACAGAGAAGACCTACAACTACAGCATAAACATCCACT atcCACCTCAGTCATTGAACATTACCCTTAGTGAGACCTCTAAAACCACAGTCTTACTATGTGTAGCAGATGGTAACCCACAACCCAACTACACCTGGAGCAG gttGGTCCAGCCATGGCCTGGGTCTTCGGTGAGAGCAGAGGGAGACAAACTGCACCTCCTCAGTCTCAACTCTGAGCTGAATGGTCTCTATGTCTGTGAGGCCTCCAACCCTTACGGACGAGCAACTGGCTCCCTCTATGTACACATATCCTCTG AGACCTCTGCTGTCTGTTgggttctactggtcattctctGTCTGATTGTTTCTGCTGCACTTGTATGGTACCGGTGGAAATACGGACAGTTTCCTTG GAGTTCAATCGTGGCCAAGGCACCAGAACAG ACGAGGAGACATGACAAGGTTGAGGAAGGTGAAGATGACTCATTGGCTGCAACTGTCCAAACCAGGAAGGAgcctgaggaggaggaagaagtatCATGA
- the LOC106586639 gene encoding nectin-3 isoform X1 yields MLLILCCVILLIIQRDTESTQVIGGRRTVVLGEDVDLSCRLIETDEELEQITWQKSTWEETQNHNFMLIHPNGVTKFIAPNGLAGRVQFIGNPSENLGSIRITAVRLLDEGTFTCIFSVFPSGAYNTEIPLTVLVPPVVNVTVDVTPVTGENEVVLATCVAAGAKPQADVKWKTGTLGSLLRTVTNSTQHANGTTTVLSHLLGVPTRAANQQQVQCVVNQSALVTEKTYNYSINIHYPPQSLNITLSETSKTTVLLCVADGNPQPNYTWSRLVQPWPGSSVRAEGDKLHLLSLNSELNGLYVCEASNPYGRATGSLYVHISSETSAVCWVLLVILCLIVSAALVWYRWKYGQFPWSSIVAKAPEQTISISSKTRRHDKVEEGEDDSLAATVQTRKEPEEEEEVS; encoded by the exons ATGTTACTGATTCTGTGCTGTGTGATTCTACTCATCATCCAGAGGGATACAGAAA GTACACAGGTGATTGGAGGACGCAGGACTGTAGTACTGGGGGAGGATGTGGACTTATCCTGCAGACTGATAGAGACAGACGAGGAGCTTGAACAGATAACATGGCAGAAAAGTACTTGGGAAGAAACACAGAACCATAATTTTATGCTGATTCATCCCAATGGGGTTACTAAGTTTATTGCACCAAATGGATTGGCAGGTAGAGTCCAGTTTATTGGGAACCCATCAGAAAACCTTGGATCTATTAGAATAACAGCTGTCAGACTGTTGGATGAAGGCACCTTCACATGTATCTTCAGTGTTTTCCCCAGTGGCGCATACAATACAGAGATACCTCTGACTGTGCTTG TCCCTCCAGTGGTGAATGTGACAGTTGATGTTACTCCTGTCACCGGGGAGAATGAGGTTGTCTTGGCAACCTGTGTGGCTGCTGGAGCCAAGCCACAGGCAGATGTAAAGTGGAAGACAGGTACATTGGGCAGTTTGTTGAGGACAGTGACTAACTCCACCCAGCACGCCAACGGAACCACCACAGTACTCAGCCACCTGCTCGGGGTGCCGACCAGAGCAGCCAATCAGCAGCAGGTCCAGTGTGTGGTCAACCAGTCTGCCCTGGTAACAGAGAAGACCTACAACTACAGCATAAACATCCACT atcCACCTCAGTCATTGAACATTACCCTTAGTGAGACCTCTAAAACCACAGTCTTACTATGTGTAGCAGATGGTAACCCACAACCCAACTACACCTGGAGCAG gttGGTCCAGCCATGGCCTGGGTCTTCGGTGAGAGCAGAGGGAGACAAACTGCACCTCCTCAGTCTCAACTCTGAGCTGAATGGTCTCTATGTCTGTGAGGCCTCCAACCCTTACGGACGAGCAACTGGCTCCCTCTATGTACACATATCCTCTG AGACCTCTGCTGTCTGTTgggttctactggtcattctctGTCTGATTGTTTCTGCTGCACTTGTATGGTACCGGTGGAAATACGGACAGTTTCCTTG GAGTTCAATCGTGGCCAAGGCACCAGAACAG ACTATATCAATATCTTCCAAGACGAGGAGACATGACAAGGTTGAGGAAGGTGAAGATGACTCATTGGCTGCAACTGTCCAAACCAGGAAGGAgcctgaggaggaggaagaagtatCATGA
- the LOC106586639 gene encoding nectin-4 isoform X3 gives MLIHPNGVTKFIAPNGLAGRVQFIGNPSENLGSIRITAVRLLDEGTFTCIFSVFPSGAYNTEIPLTVLVPPVVNVTVDVTPVTGENEVVLATCVAAGAKPQADVKWKTGTLGSLLRTVTNSTQHANGTTTVLSHLLGVPTRAANQQQVQCVVNQSALVTEKTYNYSINIHYPPQSLNITLSETSKTTVLLCVADGNPQPNYTWSRLVQPWPGSSVRAEGDKLHLLSLNSELNGLYVCEASNPYGRATGSLYVHISSETSAVCWVLLVILCLIVSAALVWYRWKYGQFPWSSIVAKAPEQTISISSKTRRHDKVEEGEDDSLAATVQTRKEPEEEEEVS, from the exons ATGCTGATTCATCCCAATGGGGTTACTAAGTTTATTGCACCAAATGGATTGGCAGGTAGAGTCCAGTTTATTGGGAACCCATCAGAAAACCTTGGATCTATTAGAATAACAGCTGTCAGACTGTTGGATGAAGGCACCTTCACATGTATCTTCAGTGTTTTCCCCAGTGGCGCATACAATACAGAGATACCTCTGACTGTGCTTG TCCCTCCAGTGGTGAATGTGACAGTTGATGTTACTCCTGTCACCGGGGAGAATGAGGTTGTCTTGGCAACCTGTGTGGCTGCTGGAGCCAAGCCACAGGCAGATGTAAAGTGGAAGACAGGTACATTGGGCAGTTTGTTGAGGACAGTGACTAACTCCACCCAGCACGCCAACGGAACCACCACAGTACTCAGCCACCTGCTCGGGGTGCCGACCAGAGCAGCCAATCAGCAGCAGGTCCAGTGTGTGGTCAACCAGTCTGCCCTGGTAACAGAGAAGACCTACAACTACAGCATAAACATCCACT atcCACCTCAGTCATTGAACATTACCCTTAGTGAGACCTCTAAAACCACAGTCTTACTATGTGTAGCAGATGGTAACCCACAACCCAACTACACCTGGAGCAG gttGGTCCAGCCATGGCCTGGGTCTTCGGTGAGAGCAGAGGGAGACAAACTGCACCTCCTCAGTCTCAACTCTGAGCTGAATGGTCTCTATGTCTGTGAGGCCTCCAACCCTTACGGACGAGCAACTGGCTCCCTCTATGTACACATATCCTCTG AGACCTCTGCTGTCTGTTgggttctactggtcattctctGTCTGATTGTTTCTGCTGCACTTGTATGGTACCGGTGGAAATACGGACAGTTTCCTTG GAGTTCAATCGTGGCCAAGGCACCAGAACAG ACTATATCAATATCTTCCAAGACGAGGAGACATGACAAGGTTGAGGAAGGTGAAGATGACTCATTGGCTGCAACTGTCCAAACCAGGAAGGAgcctgaggaggaggaagaagtatCATGA